A stretch of the Chelonia mydas isolate rCheMyd1 chromosome 5, rCheMyd1.pri.v2, whole genome shotgun sequence genome encodes the following:
- the NRG1 gene encoding pro-neuregulin-1, membrane-bound isoform isoform X14, producing the protein MASFYKAEELYQKRVLTITGICIALLVVGIMCVVAYCKTKKQRKKLHERLRQSLRSEQNNMVNMANGPHRPNPPPENVQLVNQYVSKNVISSEHVIERETETSFSTSHYTSTTHHSTTVTQTPSHSWSNGQTESIISESHSVLVSSSVENSRHTSPAGPRGRLSGIGGPRDCNSFLRHARETPDSYRDSPHSERYVSAMTTPARMSPVDFHTPSSPKSPLSEMSPPVSSLTVSVPSVAVSPFMEEERPLLLVTPPRLREKYDHHIQQFNSFHHNPAHESNSPPPSPLRIVEDEEYETTQEYEPAQEPPKKLVNSRRAKRTKPNGHISNRLEVDTDTSSESSSSESETEDERIGEDTPFLSIQNPMATSLEPATAYRLADSRTNPTSRFSTQEELQARLSSVIANQDPIAV; encoded by the exons GAAGCAACGGAAAAAGTTGCATGAGCGTCTTAGGCAGAGCCTTCGCTCTGAGCAGAACAACATGGTGAACATGGCCAATGGGCCCCACCGTCCCAATCCACCGCCCGAAAACGTCCAGCTGGTCAAT CAGTATGTATCTAAAAATGTAATATCCAGCGAACACGTcattgagagagagacagagacgtCATTTTCCACAAGTCACTACACCTCGACAACGCATCACTCCACCACTGTCACCCAGACGCCCAGCCATAG tTGGAGTAACGGTCAGACTGAAAGCATTATCTCGGAAAGCCACTCGGTGCTTGTGAGTTCTTCCGTAGAGAACAGCAGGCACACGAGCCCAGCAGGACCCAGAGGACGCCTCAGCGGCATAGGAGGTCCACGAGATTGCAACAGCTTCCTGAGGCATGCAAGAGAGACTCCTGACTCCTACCGAGATTCACCTCACAGCGAAAG GTATGTATCAGCTATGACCACACCGGCTCGCATGTCACCTGTTGATTTCcacactccaagttctccaaagTCCCCCCTTTCAGAAATGTCTCCACCAGTGTCCAGCTTAACTGTATCTGTCCCTTCTGTGGCGGTCAGTCCCTTTATGGAAGAGGAGAGGCCTCTGCTCCTGGTGACACCACCTCGGTTACGGGAGAAGTATGACCATCACATTCAGCAGTTCAACTCCTTCCACCACAATCCCGCCCATGAGAGCAACAGTCCGCCACCTAGTCCTCTGAGGATAGTAGAGGACGAGGAATATGAAACCACACAGGAGTATGAGCCAGCACAGGAGCCCCCAAAGAAACTAGTCAACAGCCGGAGGGCAAAAAGAACAAAGCCCAACGGCCACATTTCCAACAGATTAGAAGTGGACACCGACACAAGCTCTGAGAGCAGTAGCTCTGAGAGTGAAACAGAAGATGAAAGAATAGGTGAGGATACACCTTTCCTGAGCATACAGAACCCCATGGCAACCAGCCTAGAGCCAGCCACTGCATACCGACTGGCTGACAGCAGGACTAACCCAACTAGCCGGTTCTCCACACAGGAAGAATTACAAGCAAGGTTGTCCAGTGTAATAGCTAATCAAGACCCTATTGCTGTataa